The following proteins are co-located in the Solanum pennellii chromosome 1, SPENNV200 genome:
- the LOC107006072 gene encoding kinetochore protein NDC80 homolog has protein sequence MRGAGRRRTNSAVPDRRHPPPTPINDPRQFISTGGRDSDASFASSRPSSAGVNARSSAIPISDRSYQLSALRTINAYLSSHSLPFTLKHPLPSAKDITETLKFILSRFGFSLAESHKLEDNLQNLLKSLNCPVKLNKSALRAPGTPHSWPSLLAAIHWLVQLCKFDDYRLSSAQPLAPDNKELSYTIESYLHYFRGKDDQVDELDRQFMQELEQHKERLVENVNVLEENVKAQEEKLEEMKTGPSERETLEKEKSALEEDVKKFQAIIEQLEGHIVKMDKMVEEKEKGLETKVTEKESICAENEELKKRVEEQGINSRDADRMKRELHALERDIGDIENQRIEWEEKAWDLDSAIGNMYKKLEELMIECNQSIRRLKLGNEFQYQLNPQGSSPAEVLGINYKKTLKPTLASFEDEMKKSSMGKMEELIYLQQQSSEKAMKLESKRNRLATLQAHIDDLEAQLDLVKKERLDFTSSCAIEAGRIVEEVEAETQKLDQVEREAADFLKASKAKLQETIAQTEEEVQLCARELFAVVDSVSKYKEYITSKVGMMKNDLAEAAGTIADLHKAGLPVSDANH, from the exons ATGAGAGGCGCCGGACGCCGTCGTACCAATTCTGCAGTGCCGGATCGCCGTCATCCACCTCCGACTCCGATAAACGACCCAAGGCAATTTATCTCCACCGGCGGGCGTGATTCCGACGCAAGCTTCGCCAGTAGCCGGCCTTCATCTGCCGGTGTAAACGCTCGGTCCTCCGCTATCCCCATCTCTGACCGCTCCTATCAACTCTCTGCTCTGCGTACAATCAATGCTTACCTTTCCTCCCACTCTCTCCCTTTTACTCTCAAACATCCTCTCCCTTCTGCAAAAGATATCACCGAAACCCTAAAATTCATTCTCTCTCGTTTCGGATTTTCCTTAGCAGAGTCGCATAAACTCGAAGATAATCTCCAAAACCTTCTGAAATCCCTAAATTGCCCCGTGAAATTGAACAAATCTGCATTACGCGCCCCTGGGACGCCTCATTCCTGGCCTAGTCTACTTGCAGCAATTCACTGGCTTGTTCAGCTATGTAAATTTGATGATTACCGGTTGAGTTCGGCTCAACCACTAGCTCCGGATAATAAGGAATTGAGCTATACTATAGAGAGTTATTTGCATTACTTTAGGGGGAAAGATGATCAAGTAGATGAATTGGATCGTCAATTTATGCAAGAGTTGGAACAACATAAGGAGCGGTTGGTTGAGAATGTGAATGTCTTGGAGGAGAATGTGAAGGCTCAAGAGGAAAAGTTGGAAGAAATGAAGACAGGACCATCGGAAAGAGAGACGTTGGAGAAGGAGAAGAGTGCGTTGGAGGAAGATGTAAAGAAGTTTCAGGCTATCATTGAACAGTTAGAAGGGCATATAGTGAAAATGGATAAGATGGtggaagagaaagaaaaagggTTAGAGACTAAGGTTACAGAGAAAGAGAGCATTTGTGCAGAGAATGAGGAGTTGAAGAAGAGGGTGGAGGAACAAGGGATTAATTCCAGGGATGCAGATAGGATGAAGAGGGAGTTGCATGCTTTGGAAAGGGATATTGGGGATATTGAGAACCAGAGGATTGAATGGGAGGAGAAGGCTTGGGACCTCGACTCTGCAATTGGGAACATGTACAAGAAGCTTGAGGAGCTAATGATCGAGTGCAACCAATCTATCAGGAG GTTAAAGCTTGGAAATGAATTTCAGTATCAATTGAATCCCCAAGGGTCCTCACCAGCAGAGGTATTAGgtataaattacaaaaaaacgTTAAAGCCCACTCTTGCATCCTTTGAAGATGAGATGAAAAAGAGTTCCATGGGGAAAATGGAAGAGTTGATATATCTCCAGCAACAGTCATCTGAGAAGGCTATGAAATTAGAGTCAAAGAGGAATCGTCTGGCTACTCTTCAGGCTCACATTGATGAT TTGGAGGCTCAGTTGGACTTGGTAAAGAAGGAAAGGCTGGACTTCACATCTAGCTGTGCAATAGAAGCCGGAAGGATAGTTGAGGAAGTTGAAGCAGAAACGCAGAAGTTGGATCAGGTTGAAAGAGAGGCGGCGGACTTCCTGAAG GCGTCCAAGGCCAAATTACAGGAAACAATCGCACAAACTGAGGAAGAAGTGCAGCTGTGTGCCCGTGAACTCTTTGCTGTTGTTGATTCagtttcaaaatataaagagtaTATTACATCAAAAGTTGGCATGATGAAGAATGATCTCGCAGAAGCTGCCGGGACTATAGCAGATCTGCATAAAGCTGGTTTGCCTGTCTCTGACGCAAACCACTGA